Genomic window (Helianthus annuus cultivar XRQ/B chromosome 3, HanXRQr2.0-SUNRISE, whole genome shotgun sequence):
aaggactaaaatggcatttaactctatttataaactttgtatataaatgatgggtagtttaataaatatacactttgttttatttggaactattattatttgacccgacctgaatcgaatagccaacccgacttgacccgacccgaaacataacgataggaaaaaattTTGAGTTCCATCACTTTACGTCCCTTCGAAACTTTTAGTCAAGCTCCGTCACTGAACTTCCCAATgcagtttttttattatttttttctcaaATTTAACGAGTCTAAAGCTCTTACTTTCTTTGGAACGAAAAATACGTATAGAcgcttagggtctgtttggtatgaggtaatggaatagatgagagaatggaatggacgaggtaatggaatggacaacggaatgaaatggatcattccattccattgtgatgtttgtttACTCATATAtgaatagaatgaatcattactttgtacaatttgataaaaaaaatatgaagtaaacacaactgtattaaagcgacaaaaatataattgactcaataataataataataataataataataataatagtaataataataataataataataatatattaatgataaaaaattaataatagatttttcatatatattaatattagtatgaatattaataaatataaatataaatataaatacaaataaaagtataataataataataataataataataataataataataataataataataataataataacaacaacataTTTCTTTCCATTTCTTGAaagaatggaaaaaaaaaaacacctacataccaaggaatggaaattgttatatttggaaggagttacattcccttggaatgctccattccattaccaatgataaccaaacatgtctattttcattccatcagaatgatccattccatttcaccttccattccttcataccaaacgctacctcaTTCTTGTATGTCAAAGGTCCCTTGGTAAATGTGACGATCGTTATTTATGCTATTTAAGGTAGATGTAAGGATACTTAATTTACATCACTAAAATAAACCAAAGAATGCGATCACCTTCATATTTTATTGGTCGACTTGCCGGTTTTGTGTTACATCCAACTAAGAAGAGAACATGATCACTtcaaatatattaattttttttaataattaaatagGATAAATAAATAATGGTGACAAGATGATGACAACGAGCAAGATTTCAACTTTCAAGTTTCTATAGAAGCTTACGTTGTTACACCTAAGATGCCCTTTTGACAGAACCTTAGGCTGTCCACTaatgtcttttatttatttaacttttaTTCTAATATCTTTAGGCTTAGTTTAATAACTTATTCTCTTATACTAGAATTTGCTTATAACttgtttcaaataaaacatcTTTATCAAATTATTTATAATATTTCCTTAAAATGATCATTATCATAAACATGAATTTGAAGAAGATTAGATTGAAAATTTTGACTAGTTAACGAGTTCGATAATCATCAAAACTTACATACGATCGAGTTCTTCGATAATTCGTTAAGAAAttgttatatatatttgataGGTCAGAAACTTGTTAACTGTCTCCTATGAGTTAACTTTTCATGTAAAtgattaaaatacaacataaCGTCTAGCTAGTGAATGACTCATTGTATATTTGTATTTGACTTTTGGAAGATGTAATCAAGATGAATATTCTAAtagttattaaatattaaaagttGCATAATTGATCTATTGACATCAAGTTGCGGTGTTTGAAATCAAAGTTGCGTTTGGTTTTCATATTCTAACtattatttaattatataaataaatcccaaaaataaaagaaacaatATTTACAAAATTTTTAAACCAAGAAAAGTAAAAGTCTCAAGCTTGGATCTCTTATAATACATTAAAAATTTCAAGATAACTATGACAAGTCGACCATCTCAAATATATACATATTAGTTAGTatgtttgtgtgtatatatatatacaccatTTGGTTTTGTATAAAGAGAGAATATTGAGAAGGGTGGTTAATTAACATTTGGAATGGGTATCTGCATATCCAAAGCATCTCCAGAGATTCATGAGATAGACTATGGTCATGAAAATGTTATTTATTACCAAGACACCATTTGTGATCAAAAGATAGGTTCAATCCACACTCATCAAGGATCTAAAGGTTTCAACCAAGATGCTGCCATTCTTTACCAGGTTTCTTTCTCATCACAATCCTTTTGTCACTACTACAAAAAACAGGTATCTGCTACGGAAATTATAAGTTATGGTCCAAATCCGTAGCAAATCCATGGAAAAAGTGTATTTGCTACGGATTTGGCCGTAACAGATACCTGTTTTTTATTGTGTCTAATTTACTTTAAACTTCAGTTGGATTTAACTCGGTCATGTTATGTTGATAATTCTTGTGTTATTGCTATATTGTTAATCGGTTGATGTTTCCGATGCTATGATTATTgctaatatgattttttttttaatttgatgaAGGATTATGGAATGGACAATGGAGCATTTGGTGGTGTTTTTGATGGGCATGGAAGGAATGGTCAAATAGTGAGTAAATTTGTGAGAAACAAGTTGCCATCATTAATTATCAACCAAAGAAATGCCACCATGATGAAGGGTAAAACAGTAAATTATGAACAAGATGAGTTTGAATCCAAAGATTTCCATATTTGGAAAGAAGCATGTTATAGTGCCTTTAAAGTCATGGACAAGGAGATCAAGCTTTTGGAGCATATAGATTGCTCTTGTAGTGGTACAACTGCAGTTATTGTCATCAAACAGGTACCATGACACAATCTATGTTTTATGATTCATCATTTGCTTGTATGGTACAAGCTAGCACGCGATATGAAGCGATTGTTTTTTGTTCGATAGGGTGATGATCTGGTTATTGCTAATCTTGGTGATTCAAGAGCAGTGCTTGGAACAATGGCTGATAATGGAATTACCTCTGTGCAGTTGACCATTGATCTCAAACCAAGTGTACCTTGTAAGTATTGATTGATAAATATAAATCTAGATGCAAGTGTTAGGCCTGATCTGGGCCCGGCCCGGCCCATTCTGTTGTGTTGTTGTATGAACTAATGAAGAATCATATTTTGTGCAGCGGAGGGGGATCGAATAAGGAAGTTAAATGGTAGGGTGATGTCGTTAAAAGACGAACCACATATAGATCGAGTGTGGTTGCCATATCATGACTCACCGGGCCTAGCCATGTCTCGCGCTTTTGGGGATTTTGTACTCAAAAGTCACGGTATCATAGCCGTTCCTGATGTCTCCTATCACCGATTGACCCCAAACGATCAATTCATCGTTCTTGCAAGTGACGGGGTAAGTCAAATACATATGATCTCATCATGCTACTTGACCACAACTTTCTACTATTTACGATGGTCGATCGATTtagattattttttttattgtcaACGAGTtacatattaaaaataaaaaaattaataataaatgaATTTACCTTGTCATAACCTCTTCACTTGCTTATTGGTTATTATTTCAATGATActtgttttaattatttttccTTTTATACAACCATGTCATTAATGGGATTTGAACTCATGACCTCTTGGTTGTTGGACCCAATCACGACTCAGATTGACTCATTGACCCGTTTGATTAGTAAACTGGTCGAACCACACCCTCCACGGTTACTAAATCTTCAAATTTTCAGATTTGGGATGTGCTTAGCAACAACACCGTAGCATCCATAGTGTGGGGAGCAGAGAGTGAAGACTCAGCAGCAAAAGAAGTAGTTGCAGCCGCAACCGCAGCTTGGAAACAGAAGTTCCCTTCATCGAAGAGGGACGATTGCTCCGTCATCTGCTTATTCTTCCATAAAAAGAAGCAACAAGACTTGGACTTGTAGTACTCGAAACCTCTTTGACACACTCGTGACATACACAACTTCCTACATTTGTGTTATTTGTTTCATGTATATGTGAAAAGATAGTCTCATGATAAAGGGTGAATAGGTTTTTGATATGATATTAAAGTTTCAATATGATTATATTATTAAAACTTAAATTAAATAGTTCATAAAATACAGACAACACCAAAGTGATTATTTGCACTAATTGATTAGTCATGTTTTTTAACTAGCTAGGATGATCTGATTCTGTCTTTTTTTCACGATAAATGAAAGTCATGTTAACCGAAGAAGAAGTAAATCCCCCGTCGATAACAAGATTATGGCCCGTTATAAATCCAGCTTCATCGCTAGCCAAAAACAAAACAGCATGTGCAACATCTTCAACCAATCCACATCTCCCTTTTAATAAACTCGCATTCTCGCCCATTTTCTGTTGCACTTCTTCCGCCGTTATATCCTTCACAAAACCACGATACGCGTCCACTAGCATTGGTGATAGCACGGCATGAGGTAACACACAATTCACACGGATCCCATATGTGCCCAACTCGCATGAAGAGCTTCTTGTTAATCCAAGAATTGCCTCTTTGGTTAATGTATACGCGTGTGATCCAAGGCCGCCCATGATGGCGGCTGTGCTTGACGAGTTTATGATAGCACCACCTTTTCCGCCTGAGATCATAGCGCGTGCAGCGTGCTTGGTCCCGTGTATAACCCCATTCATGTTAACTCCAATTACTTTTGAGATCCTTTTCATGTCAAGAGTTGTAATGCTTCCTCCTTCATCTATGCACAAGAAAATTTCTCACATCATTTGGGTGGTATTAAACTATTTATTTAATCTTTAACAAGCATACATCTTTAACTGTTTATTGTCATATTTTCTCTTCTACTACTAAGTTACTAATATATACTTTATGTTACATGTATTTTATAGTGTAAAGAAACAATAAAGGGGGGATTTTTAGCTAGAGCTACTGCTCTTGAGATAGAGGTAAGGTTTGCTCTCATCTCACCCTCTGCAGACCCTACTCTATAAGTGGGATTTTAATGTGTacgtttgtttatttgtttgtattTAGCACTAGAAAATACTAAAGTTTACCTCCAATTCCGGCATTATTGTACATGATATCTAGTCTCCCTTTCCAAGTTATAGCGAGTTGAACAGCCGCTTCTACATCAGATTCTATCGATACATCACAATGCACAAAACGACCGTTAATTGAATTTGCAAGACTTGTGCCCAAATCATCCAAAATATCAGCAATAACGACATGTGCCCCGTTCTCCGCCATTAACTTCGCTGTGGCAGCGCCTATTCCTCTTGCTCCGCCGGTTACCACTGCCACTTTGTTCATTAACCTTGTCACATGAACATAAACATTCTTTTCAGAAAGAAAGTCTTTAAAAAATTTAAATGtttttggtaaaaaaaagaaaatacatATTATGCATGGTAAATAAATACAACCTTTTTGTTGTAATAATGTGGGCATGACCATTGCTATGACCATTACTGTGACCATTACTATGACCATTTTGCTCCATTGCTTTGAGGATTACATAAGTAAGATCAAGGGGGCATTGCCTTTATAGACACAAGTAGGGAGGGAGATGGGTTCCCTTTGTATGAATCATGAATGTTTTACTTGCATGCACTTACCATTCTCTTCAACCATTTTCCACCTATTATTTTGCTAACCTTTCTTTTCATTCAACAAACATGCATCAATATGATAgattaattttattatagtttttaTTTACATATTCAAAGATAAAGATGTATACAAAAATTTTCTTCACAACTAATTGTGAAGCGGTGGTGGCCTGGTGGGGTGGTTTAATTCGCAACGTATCACACTAGACTAaagccaaaaaaaaatatatattaaaaaaaggaCTCATCAAAGGAAATTCTAGCAATTTGTCATCAAAGTGACAAAATTGAAATTAAACgcttaaataaaaaaatagaatttAAATGTGACAACTAATAACTTGCATGAGTGAGTGATAGTTCCCAATTAAATGAAAATTAATAAGCAAGAGCATGTTTTTAACTCTTCTTTTGCACCAATCCATGTACATATGAGTGGATCATTCAAGTTTTTAGCCCCTCGTCCACTTCACCcgcaaaaaataaataaataaaataaaatcacaCTGAACAACTCGAAAAACTGATTATTTAACAACAAATACCTTTTTTTGCCAATGATCCTCGACCGACCAACTGGTTTGGGGGAAGGTGGGAAGGTTTACCCACTTATGAGGGGTTCCTGTTCAGGAGGTCTCTGGGTCGCATTTTGCGAGAGATGAACTGTGACACTGGTTTAAACTGACAATAATATGCCAACCGCGGGATTCCTACTCGTGACCTGCGTGATCAAAGGCCAGGCCGTCCAAAAAAAACAACAAATACCTTTTGACCCGTTAAACATGTTTGGCACATTGAGATGGACGATTTCTTGACACCTAGTTCTCACATGGGCTGTCAAATCGATCACGAAGAGGATCATGATTTTGAATCTTTTTATACAAGTCACTACAACTTAGTAGAAAGAGAATCATGAACAAGACGAAACAGACTTCAACAACAAATTGATGGAGCAAATGACAGATTTTACAGAAGCTAGCAAATGTGCCAGAAAAAATAATAACTATTTAGATAACAAAAAAATTATGTATGCCATATAACTAATCAGGGTCCGTCTCCTAGGGGCCCAacttttttattatattatatactagATTAAAATCTCGtgtattattatataaatataattttatatagtaaatgataaaaagatgtatttAAAAAAACCCTCGTATATTGCACgcattaaataaaatataatgtcatatgttaataTAAATAGTGatcaagatttatcttttaaaaataaacatcgatgtactatttacttattataacattttactttgttttttttattttgcataattgtaattttatataataaataataaaaaaatgtatctttaaaaacaaaactcgtatattgcatgtgtttaataaaatataatgtcatatgttaacacaTACAGTTGTCAAGATTGATCTTTTAAAAGTGAACTTTagtgtactatttacttattataacatttttcTTTATTACATATGTACTCTTAActaatttttttgtttaaaattattattattattattatttaatatgatcataatagAAATAAACGTTtatattcttatctaatttttgtttaaaattattattattattattatttaatatgatcataataaaaacaaatgtttatccttatctaaatatttattcttatctaaaaaaatatatctttaaaaaaactcatATATTGCACGTGTTTAATAAAATATAATGACATATGTTAACACATCCAATCATccagatttatcttttaaaaataaactttaatgtactatttacttattataacattttactttgttaaaTATGTATTCTTAACTAATTTTTTctttagaattattattattattacttaatatgatcataataaaaataaacgTTTATATTCTATCTAATTTTTgctttaaaattattattattatttaatatgatcataataaatACAAATGcttatccttatctaaatatttattcatatctaatatttttgtttaaaattatttttactatttaatatgagagataaataTGAAAATAATGTGAGAAAACACCAGGAAGTGACAGGCGTCCAAAAAAGGGAAAATGGATTATATCACCCTAAACTAAGCAAAATTGGCTAATAACACTCCTAACTTTCAATTTGGCTCCCACCACCCTCTACTTAACATTTTGGTGTCAGTGTCACCCCTTCGTTAAATAATCACTAACTGAGTTTGTTTTTTAATCCGACGTGGCATGGAGATGATAAGGTGGACATCATACGTGGACAGACCCTTTATCATCTTTGTAAATCACCCAAACCCATCTTCCCAAATCTTCACCAATGGTACTGGCTCCACCGTCAAACACGCAATCGACAGAATCGGACACCTTCTCAGTCAAGGCAAACTCACAAACATCATCGGCATCCCCACTTCACAATCACCTCCACCAACCACCATCACCTCTGCCAACATGGATCGAAGCACAAATCTCACCGGCAACGATAAAAACAACAACCAATACCTAAAATTAACAACAAACACAACCCAAAATCAAGCTTGCAACCGGAGATTTGGACTCGAGAAGCCATGGTCTATTCTCGTTTCATATCTGAGCGACGAAGTCTCCGATCAACATGGTTCCGTCCTTATCAATAACCTTAAAGGCGTCACGAAGCTGTCGATCAAAGGGTTCCGGTTTGAGGTGCTTGTTCATGAGCTCAGTGAAACGGTTAAAGTCAAACGGAGATGTGAGTTTTTCTTCGGAGATGATGGAGTCGTCGTCGTCTCCTTTATCATCTCTGTAAATCAAGGTAGAGAGAAGGAGAGTTATCTCTTCaatattgttttgtttattttcctTATTGACTTCGGAGATGATAAACGAGCTCCGACGGAGCGATATTGCCGTCGCCATCTCCTTCAAGGTAGAGAGACATTGGTGAACTCGACTGCTTTAGAGTTTGGTTAacacatattatattatatatatttatattaatattaagagtaaattacaagttttgtcctttatgtttgtcccaaatttcaggcgctgtcatttacctttaaaattgatgagttttgtccttaacgtttcaaaatcttgcacgttatgtcctttagggcaaacccagttaatttttttgttaaatttggTCACATAGACCCCACATAAGGGCAAATTTGTCTTTTTACCCTTtcaataaaaatattaaatatatatttataaagcTAATCTTTTAGAAACCTACACAATCATCGATGTTAAGCTTATCTCCCTCACCTCTCTCTCTATATCATTCTCTCTCTAGAaacaccacctgccaccaccatctACTACCATGACCTCCTACTTcctaccaccacaaccacctccgTCACCATAAAAAAACACCCAAAATCAACAACACCCACAACCCAAAATCAACAACCATAACCTAAAATCAAGCTTGAAACCCACCGCCACCGATGATTTCAACAACACCCTATATTTCTTCACCAAAAGAGAATCAACCTGTGTTCAGATGTGAAATCAAGCATCAACCTATGCTACCGTCACCAACAATCGAACAAGTACCCATCTCAGATGAACAAAAAATGCAATCAACTCAGAATAAGGTTCAAAATCAGATATGGAACTTCAGAACCTGTTGTTGATTCAAAAGCAGGTCTAGAACTTCAGTGAATGATTTGTGGCAGTTTACGACGACGAACCTGGAACTTCAGATCTGGAATCAAACCTGTTGTTGTCACGATGAGTGGTTCAATTGAATGATTTGTGGCAGTTTACGACGGCGTCGGTGGAACAGAGGATCACCGCCGGCGATGAGTCTGATACGTAGTTGAAAACCGGTGATTGTATATGCTTAAGTTGATGGTTTTACgtagcttttaatcttgaatagcctacttttaatgagatttgtgttttacaggtctaaaagagtttaaggagctaatcgggagctaaacggagcaccgggacgcgaaacggatcaaccggggatgtgaaatgaagAAAACCGGGTTAATCACTAAGATTGGATGTATTTTGGGGAATGTTGATGGAtctaaaatgaatatattggaagatggcatgatagagggctgaattacgagaacgtgggcgaaaacggtgagtaaaacggagctataacgaaaaagttatgaagaaaacagttttGGACGAAACCGACAAAACCAGGCAGCGTCGGGGACGCCCAcaagggccgtcggcgacgccctctggATTGTTCCGTCGGCCAAAAACCTCCATAAACAGCTAATTAAGCCGTCGGGCGAAACTAAGACTTCCAAGGGCCGTCGGGGACGCCCTaaatggccgtcggcgacgccatcTGCATTCTCATATCGcgaaaaaacttgatttttgagttGGGGACGAGGTATAACATCAATTTTGACCAAGAAACGGGACTTACACTCACTTTGGAGTTTGAAAACCATTCTTGGAGCCATTACCATCCATCTACCACCTACCATTCAATCTTCATCATCTCTGCAACC
Coding sequences:
- the LOC110929853 gene encoding short-chain dehydrogenase reductase ATA1; translated protein: MEQNGHSNGHSNGHSNGHAHIITTKRLMNKVAVVTGGARGIGAATAKLMAENGAHVVIADILDDLGTSLANSINGRFVHCDVSIESDVEAAVQLAITWKGRLDIMYNNAGIGDEGGSITTLDMKRISKVIGVNMNGVIHGTKHAARAMISGGKGGAIINSSSTAAIMGGLGSHAYTLTKEAILGLTRSSSCELGTYGIRVNCVLPHAVLSPMLVDAYRGFVKDITAEEVQQKMGENASLLKGRCGLVEDVAHAVLFLASDEAGFITGHNLVIDGGFTSSSVNMTFIYREKKTESDHPS
- the LOC110929852 gene encoding probable protein phosphatase 2C 61, with product MGICISKASPEIHEIDYGHENVIYYQDTICDQKIGSIHTHQGSKGFNQDAAILYQDYGMDNGAFGGVFDGHGRNGQIVSKFVRNKLPSLIINQRNATMMKGKTVNYEQDEFESKDFHIWKEACYSAFKVMDKEIKLLEHIDCSCSGTTAVIVIKQGDDLVIANLGDSRAVLGTMADNGITSVQLTIDLKPSVPSEGDRIRKLNGRVMSLKDEPHIDRVWLPYHDSPGLAMSRAFGDFVLKSHGIIAVPDVSYHRLTPNDQFIVLASDGIWDVLSNNTVASIVWGAESEDSAAKEVVAAATAAWKQKFPSSKRDDCSVICLFFHKKKQQDLDL